A single genomic interval of Lucilia cuprina isolate Lc7/37 chromosome 2, ASM2204524v1, whole genome shotgun sequence harbors:
- the LOC111679045 gene encoding PI-PLC X domain-containing protein 1 isoform X2, with protein sequence MKSCWCKRKSSTSKDDDLGKCSSDELNGDYTYWELSGETKSNEQDSSKLRMWLTISAQKRYLEISWKNAPAHEDDRIILTSEEPVSFQKLKWIPTEQPPMAEFKTTESNKIDEQEGSGDDFKQNPITTTTTESPYKAKDIHYWISNNGTNPIVAALVPSASSMWFTTGVPFDYNLSRNVTYETTSYGYWASYVRGSDGAILASTSLRAYPKWMNEMRSIVGGLRFRDLFIPGSHDSGSYRVNFDPLAKETLVTKYSLTQDDDILGQLMHGIRYLDIRVGYYRNTPELFFINHGITRQRPLIDVIDEVKEFVEKTNEIVIFGLKEFPIGFGKNLTVHHKLVGFLKNHFGDLIVHPSITWRGTLNDIWLRKQNVILAYDLYSVVNIYPHLLFGSVEQRWGNVQTWSNLERYLRTINGQDISRLSSRPVADMAELTPKTWDVIVNKYGGLRKMADRINWRVSQLYMNELGDNANIVAVDFYRGTTIVETALDYNRRKVIF encoded by the exons atGAAAAGTTGTTGGTGTAAAAGAAAAAGTTCAACTTCTAAAGATGATG ATTTGGGCAAATGTTCGAGCGATGAATTAAATGGTGATTATACATATTGGGAATTGAGTGGAGAAACGAAATCGAATGAACAGGATTCTTCAAAATTACGAATGTGGTTAACGATAAGTGCTCAGAAGCgttatttagaaatatcttGGAAAAATGCCCCAGCACATGAAGATGATCGTATAATTTTGACTTCCGAAGAGCCGGTTAGTTTTCAAAAACTCAAATGGATACCAACAGAGCAACCGCCCATGGCAGAATTTAAAACAACAGAATCGAACAAAATAGATGAGCAAGAGGGCAGTGGTgatgattttaaacaaaatcctaTCACTACCACCACCACCGAGTCACCCTATAAAGCTAAAGATATCCACTATTGGATATCGAATAATGGTACTAATCCCATAGTAGCAGCTTTAGTACCCAGCGCCTCCTCAATGTGGTTTACAACTGGTGTTCCTTTTGATTACAACCTCTCTCGTAATGTAACCTATGAGACTACCTCGTATGGTTATTGGGCCTCATATGTACGTGGCAGTGATGGTGCTATATTAGCGTCTACAAGTCTGCGCGCCTATCCCAAATGGATGAATGAAATGCGTTCCATTGTAGGTGGTTTACGTTTTCGTGATCTCTTTATACCCGGTAGTCATGATTCCGGTTCATATCGTGTAAATTTTGATCCTTTGGCCAAAGAAACTTTAGTAACCAAATATTCTTTAACACAAGATGATGATATATTGGGCCAGTTAATGCATGGTATTCGTTATTTGGATATACGTGTTGGTTATTATCGTAATACTcctgaattattttttattaatcacGGAATAACGAGACAGAGACCCTTAATTGATGTGATAGATGAAGTGAAGGAGTTTGTGGAGAAAACCaatgaaattgttatatttGGTTTAAAGGAATTTCCAATCG GTTTTGGCAAAAATTTAACGGTTCATCACAAACTGGtaggttttttgaaaaatcattttGGAGACTTAATAGTACATCCATCGATCACATGGCGAGGAACATTGAATGATATTTGGTTGcgtaaacaaaatgttatacTGGCATACGATCTATATTCCGTAGTTAATATATATCCACATTTACTATTTGGTTCTGTAGAACAGAGATGGGGTAATGTGCAGACTTGGTCAAATTTGGAGCGTTACTTAAGGACTATAAATGGTCAAGATATATC TCGCCTTTCCAGCCGTCCTGTAGCCGATATGGCAGAACTAACACCCAAAACATGGGATGTTATAGTCAATAAATATGGTGGTTTACGTAAAATGGCCGATCGTATTAATTGGCGTGTCTCACAATTGTATATGAATGAATTGGGCGATAATGCCAATATAGTAGCGGTGGACTTTTATCGTGGCACCACAATTGTGGAAACAGCTTTAGATTATAATAGAAgaaaagttatattttag
- the LOC111679045 gene encoding PI-PLC X domain-containing protein 1 isoform X1, with the protein MFNKFIMKNVIIILISITITHLGKCSSDELNGDYTYWELSGETKSNEQDSSKLRMWLTISAQKRYLEISWKNAPAHEDDRIILTSEEPVSFQKLKWIPTEQPPMAEFKTTESNKIDEQEGSGDDFKQNPITTTTTESPYKAKDIHYWISNNGTNPIVAALVPSASSMWFTTGVPFDYNLSRNVTYETTSYGYWASYVRGSDGAILASTSLRAYPKWMNEMRSIVGGLRFRDLFIPGSHDSGSYRVNFDPLAKETLVTKYSLTQDDDILGQLMHGIRYLDIRVGYYRNTPELFFINHGITRQRPLIDVIDEVKEFVEKTNEIVIFGLKEFPIGFGKNLTVHHKLVGFLKNHFGDLIVHPSITWRGTLNDIWLRKQNVILAYDLYSVVNIYPHLLFGSVEQRWGNVQTWSNLERYLRTINGQDISRLSSRPVADMAELTPKTWDVIVNKYGGLRKMADRINWRVSQLYMNELGDNANIVAVDFYRGTTIVETALDYNRRKVIF; encoded by the exons atgtttaataaatttataatgaaaaatgtaataatcATTTTGATTTCCATTACAATTACACATTTGGGCAAATGTTCGAGCGATGAATTAAATGGTGATTATACATATTGGGAATTGAGTGGAGAAACGAAATCGAATGAACAGGATTCTTCAAAATTACGAATGTGGTTAACGATAAGTGCTCAGAAGCgttatttagaaatatcttGGAAAAATGCCCCAGCACATGAAGATGATCGTATAATTTTGACTTCCGAAGAGCCGGTTAGTTTTCAAAAACTCAAATGGATACCAACAGAGCAACCGCCCATGGCAGAATTTAAAACAACAGAATCGAACAAAATAGATGAGCAAGAGGGCAGTGGTgatgattttaaacaaaatcctaTCACTACCACCACCACCGAGTCACCCTATAAAGCTAAAGATATCCACTATTGGATATCGAATAATGGTACTAATCCCATAGTAGCAGCTTTAGTACCCAGCGCCTCCTCAATGTGGTTTACAACTGGTGTTCCTTTTGATTACAACCTCTCTCGTAATGTAACCTATGAGACTACCTCGTATGGTTATTGGGCCTCATATGTACGTGGCAGTGATGGTGCTATATTAGCGTCTACAAGTCTGCGCGCCTATCCCAAATGGATGAATGAAATGCGTTCCATTGTAGGTGGTTTACGTTTTCGTGATCTCTTTATACCCGGTAGTCATGATTCCGGTTCATATCGTGTAAATTTTGATCCTTTGGCCAAAGAAACTTTAGTAACCAAATATTCTTTAACACAAGATGATGATATATTGGGCCAGTTAATGCATGGTATTCGTTATTTGGATATACGTGTTGGTTATTATCGTAATACTcctgaattattttttattaatcacGGAATAACGAGACAGAGACCCTTAATTGATGTGATAGATGAAGTGAAGGAGTTTGTGGAGAAAACCaatgaaattgttatatttGGTTTAAAGGAATTTCCAATCG GTTTTGGCAAAAATTTAACGGTTCATCACAAACTGGtaggttttttgaaaaatcattttGGAGACTTAATAGTACATCCATCGATCACATGGCGAGGAACATTGAATGATATTTGGTTGcgtaaacaaaatgttatacTGGCATACGATCTATATTCCGTAGTTAATATATATCCACATTTACTATTTGGTTCTGTAGAACAGAGATGGGGTAATGTGCAGACTTGGTCAAATTTGGAGCGTTACTTAAGGACTATAAATGGTCAAGATATATC TCGCCTTTCCAGCCGTCCTGTAGCCGATATGGCAGAACTAACACCCAAAACATGGGATGTTATAGTCAATAAATATGGTGGTTTACGTAAAATGGCCGATCGTATTAATTGGCGTGTCTCACAATTGTATATGAATGAATTGGGCGATAATGCCAATATAGTAGCGGTGGACTTTTATCGTGGCACCACAATTGTGGAAACAGCTTTAGATTATAATAGAAgaaaagttatattttag